The genomic region AAGGTACTACCGGCCCGGCCCTAGCTCCTTCAGCTCTGGCCCCACTGCCGCCACCGGCCAAGACCCTGGAGCTGCTCAACCGGGAGCCTGGCCTCAGCTACTCCCACCTCTGTGAGCGCTACAGTGTCACCAAGAGCACCTTCTACCGCTGGCGGCGGCAGTCCCAGGAGCACCGGCAGAAGGTGGCTACCCGCTTCTCGGCCAAGCACTTCCTGCAGGACAGCTTCCACCGTGGGGGCCTCGTGCCTCTGCAACAGTTCCTCCAGAGGTTCCCTGAGATCTCGCGCTCAACCTATTACGCCTGGAAGCACGAGCTGCTGGGCTCTGGTGCTTGCCAGGCCCTGGCTCCCAAGGAGGCACTGGCGATGGAGGAGCTGGAGAAGCTGCCAGAGGAGCAGGTTGTCGAGGGGCTCGGATGCTCCTCACTGGCCGTGTCAAGCCCTGGAATGGTCTTAATGCAACGGGCCAAGTTGTACCTGGAGCACTGCATCTCCCTGAATACGCTGGTACCCTATCGCTGCTTCAAACGCAGGTTCCCTGGCATCTCCCGGTCCACCTACTACAATTGGCGCCGAAAGGCCCTCCGAAGGAACCCCACCTTCAAGCCGCCACCAGCCCTCCCAGTGGCTGGGAGTCCCCAGCCTACGTCTATTGGGGAGGAGGCCCTACTCCCTTGGAAgggtgaggtgggagagggggcAGCGAAAGCAATGGGTCGGGGGCCACCTGCCCCCCGGGAGCTCCTGCCCCTGAGGATGCCCTTGTCCCGTTGGCAGAGGCGTCTGCGCAGGGCTGCCCGCAAGCAGGTGCTGAGTGGGCATCTTCCTTTCTGTCGCTTTCGCCTCCGCTACCCTAGCCTGTCACCCTCTGCCTTTTGGGTTTGGAAGAGTCTTGCCCGGGGCTGGCCCAGAAGCCTGTCCAAACTTCAGATGCAGGCCTCCACTTTGGGCAAAGCAGGGGTGCAGGAGGCAGGGGAGAAGCGGGAGAAAGAAGCTGGCAGGAACATGGCAGCTGCCATGACCCCACCTGCAGGGACCCCAAAGGTGGGGGCTTCTCCAGGAGAGGATCCAGGGAAGGCTGAGGGAGGGCCTTCCAGAGAGGGGGTCCTGCCAGGGGCGGCCACagcccagggccggccccacagtgGATCCCTGTCTAGCCGTCCTGTGGTGGCAGTGGCGGGTGGCCGGGACGGCCAAGTATTGGTGATGGACATGCTCACCACCACAAAGTTCAAGGCCCAGGCCAAGCTGTTCTTGCAGAAGCGCTTCCAGTCCAAGAGCTTCCCCTCCTACAAGGAGTTCAGTGCCCTCTTCCCCTTCACTGCCCGCTCCACCTACTACATGTGGAAGCGCGCCCTCTATGATGGCCTCACCCTGGTTGATGGCTGACAGGGAGGTGTgaagggagctgggaggaagggGGACCAGGTTGGAGAGGGTCAGGGACCTGAGTTGCTCCCTGGCTTGGCCAGGATGTCATTTGTTCCTGCTCCCACAGTGTCTATCCTGAATCCAAGGGCAGATTTGTGTTGTTTCCTGGCTCCAGGGCAGAGAGAGCCAGAAATCAGCCATCTGGTCTCCTGTGGAGAGCTGCAGGACCAGAGATGTTCACTTCAGTTGTTTGCCATTCTTACTTTTATTGTGTCTTggttttagttttctgttttgatttaaGTGGGTTGGCTGGGCCCCCTTGCTGGTGTTGGAAGCTGCATGTGTGTGGTGGTCTGGAGGGGGGTTGGTTAGCTAAAGCTGCTTTCAGCTTTTCCCGGGGACAGGAGGAATATTATAGTATGGCCATCTGTCCCTCTGGGCAAATATATGTCTTCAGTTCCTTCTGGCGGTTGGCACCATCCTTACTCAAGATGTTTCCCAAAGGAACATTAGCCATCAAGTGTGGAGCAGGCAATGGCTTCTGTCTGACATCCACAAGGGAGAGGGTGCCAGGCTCGGCATGAGCAGAAGCAGGGATGTATAGAAAGAATCAAGGATGGCCTCTAATGGAGGGCCCTGAGCTGGatcactgaggggctggcctgtcCCTTGCAAGGAGTGTGGTAAGGGGCAAGGGCCTCGAGTCTC from Equus caballus isolate H_3958 breed thoroughbred chromosome 24, TB-T2T, whole genome shotgun sequence harbors:
- the VRTN gene encoding vertnin is translated as MKSREQLVQQVLQELQEAVESEGLEGLVGAALEAKQVLSSFTLPTCREGGPGPQVLEVDPVALSLYPEDAPRNMLPLMCKGEGSLLFEAVSMLLWGDAGLSLELRARTVVEMLLHRHYYLQGMIDSKVMLQAVRYSLCSEESPEMTSLPSATLEAIFDADVKATCFPSSFSNVWHLYALASVLQRNIYSIYPMRNLKIRPYFNRVIRPRRCDHTPATLHIMWAGQPLTSHLFRHQYFAPVVGLEEVEAEGTTGPALAPSALAPLPPPAKTLELLNREPGLSYSHLCERYSVTKSTFYRWRRQSQEHRQKVATRFSAKHFLQDSFHRGGLVPLQQFLQRFPEISRSTYYAWKHELLGSGACQALAPKEALAMEELEKLPEEQVVEGLGCSSLAVSSPGMVLMQRAKLYLEHCISLNTLVPYRCFKRRFPGISRSTYYNWRRKALRRNPTFKPPPALPVAGSPQPTSIGEEALLPWKGEVGEGAAKAMGRGPPAPRELLPLRMPLSRWQRRLRRAARKQVLSGHLPFCRFRLRYPSLSPSAFWVWKSLARGWPRSLSKLQMQASTLGKAGVQEAGEKREKEAGRNMAAAMTPPAGTPKVGASPGEDPGKAEGGPSREGVLPGAATAQGRPHSGSLSSRPVVAVAGGRDGQVLVMDMLTTTKFKAQAKLFLQKRFQSKSFPSYKEFSALFPFTARSTYYMWKRALYDGLTLVDG